The Pseudomonas azotoformans genome has a segment encoding these proteins:
- a CDS encoding NAD(P)/FAD-dependent oxidoreductase: MNPADFIIIGGGIAGASTGFWLSQHGKVLVLERESHPAYHSTGRSAALYTAAYGTPQVRALTLASREFFDHPPSGFCEHPLLTPRGELTVDFIGDAAELNAQYLSAKATVAQVQLLSADEACGKLPILRREKVHGALYDPTASDIDTDALHQGYLRGIRRNGGEVRTDSHVLGLSRDADGIWHVQTQDSTCTAPIIINAAGAWADHIGGLAGAASIGLQPKRRSAFIFAGPEGVDSHHWPMLVALDESFYMKPDAGMFLGSPANADPVEPQDIQPEELDIAMGIYQIEEATTLTIRRPTRTWAGLRSFVHDGDLLSGFDPMIPGLFWVAAQGGYGIQTSPAMGQASAALVRGAPLPEALTRFGLDAGMLSPARLEPH; encoded by the coding sequence ATGAACCCTGCAGACTTCATCATCATCGGCGGCGGCATTGCCGGCGCGTCCACGGGTTTCTGGTTGTCGCAGCACGGCAAGGTGTTGGTGCTGGAGCGCGAAAGCCACCCGGCCTATCACTCCACCGGGCGTTCAGCGGCGCTGTATACCGCCGCGTATGGCACCCCGCAGGTGCGTGCGCTGACCCTGGCCAGTCGTGAGTTTTTCGACCACCCGCCCAGCGGTTTCTGCGAACACCCACTGCTGACGCCACGCGGCGAGTTGACGGTGGATTTCATCGGCGATGCGGCCGAGCTGAACGCCCAGTACCTGAGCGCCAAGGCCACTGTGGCGCAGGTGCAATTGCTCAGCGCCGACGAAGCCTGTGGGAAGCTGCCGATCTTGCGCCGCGAAAAAGTCCACGGTGCGCTGTATGACCCCACCGCCAGCGACATCGACACCGACGCCCTGCACCAAGGCTACCTGCGTGGCATCCGCCGCAACGGCGGTGAGGTTCGCACCGACAGTCATGTGCTCGGCTTGAGCCGCGACGCCGACGGCATCTGGCACGTGCAAACCCAGGATTCAACCTGCACCGCCCCCATCATCATCAACGCCGCTGGCGCCTGGGCCGACCACATCGGCGGGCTCGCCGGCGCCGCGTCCATCGGCTTGCAGCCCAAGCGGCGCTCGGCGTTCATCTTCGCCGGCCCCGAAGGCGTCGACAGCCACCACTGGCCAATGCTGGTGGCGCTGGACGAATCCTTCTACATGAAACCCGACGCCGGCATGTTCCTCGGCTCACCGGCTAACGCCGACCCGGTCGAACCCCAGGATATCCAGCCCGAAGAACTGGACATCGCCATGGGCATCTACCAGATCGAAGAAGCCACCACCCTGACCATCCGCCGCCCGACCCGCACCTGGGCCGGCCTGCGCAGTTTTGTACACGACGGTGATTTGCTCTCGGGGTTTGACCCGATGATACCGGGCCTGTTTTGGGTCGCGGCACAAGGCGGCTATGGCATCCAGACCTCACCGGCCATGGGCCAGGCCAGTGCGGCCTTGGTACGCGGCGCGCCGCTGCCGGAGGCACTGACGCGGTTCGGCCTCGACGCTGGTATGCTCTCCCCTGCCCGCCTGGAGCCCCATTGA
- a CDS encoding ornithine cyclodeaminase family protein: MSSTPHVIHHAQARELLSQIDVPQILRKLFRDLANEQAVQPAQQRVEFPQAAGDFINYLGVLAEDGVYGVKTSPYIVREQGPLVTAWTLLMSMQTGQPLLLCDAAELTTARTAATTALAVDALAPLSARRLAIIGSGKVAQAHLQYVKGFRDWQSINVYSPSLANASAEAIAQLKGLDPRVVIANSCAAAVEGADVILLCTSSAGPVLDPTHLSKPALITSISTNAPRAHEVPPHSLNTMQVFCDYRRTTPGAAGEMLIAAEQYGWDPRTVAGDLPELLSEQVQRPTYDRHVFFRSIGLGLEDIALANALWRQL; the protein is encoded by the coding sequence ATGTCCAGCACACCTCATGTGATCCATCACGCCCAGGCCCGCGAGCTGCTCAGCCAGATCGATGTACCGCAGATCCTGCGCAAGCTGTTCCGCGACCTCGCGAACGAGCAAGCGGTGCAGCCAGCGCAGCAACGGGTGGAGTTCCCGCAAGCCGCAGGCGACTTCATCAACTACCTGGGTGTATTGGCCGAAGATGGGGTGTACGGGGTCAAGACCTCGCCCTATATCGTGCGTGAGCAAGGCCCTCTGGTGACGGCATGGACCTTGCTGATGTCGATGCAGACCGGCCAGCCCCTGTTGCTATGCGATGCAGCCGAACTGACCACGGCACGCACGGCCGCGACCACGGCGCTGGCAGTGGACGCATTGGCGCCGTTATCCGCGCGACGCCTGGCGATCATCGGCAGTGGCAAGGTGGCCCAGGCGCACCTGCAGTATGTAAAAGGTTTCAGGGATTGGCAGAGCATCAACGTGTATTCGCCCAGCCTGGCCAACGCATCCGCCGAGGCCATCGCGCAGCTCAAGGGCCTGGACCCACGTGTGGTCATCGCCAACAGTTGCGCGGCGGCAGTGGAAGGCGCCGATGTGATCCTGCTGTGCACGTCGTCAGCCGGGCCGGTGCTCGATCCGACGCATTTGAGCAAACCGGCGCTGATCACCTCGATCAGCACCAACGCCCCTCGCGCCCATGAAGTGCCGCCACACAGTCTCAACACGATGCAGGTATTCTGCGACTATCGCCGCACCACCCCTGGCGCGGCCGGTGAAATGCTGATCGCCGCCGAACAGTACGGTTGGGACCCGCGCACCGTGGCCGGTGACCTACCCGAATTGCTCAGCGAACAGGTACAGCGCCCGACCTACGACCGCCACGTGTTCTTCCGCTCCATCGGCCTGGGCCTGGAAGACATCGCCCTGGCCAATGCCCTCTGGAGACAGCTATGA
- a CDS encoding LysR family transcriptional regulator, with the protein MEKAEIEGLWTHIHWLSVLEEQGTYTAAAARLGVSKSAVSQRISDLEKATGTRLVTRTTRSVRLTDAGLSLTREVRSAYEQIARSFSSVRDSVGEIRGLVRLTAPVAFARQQLVPHLSEFLQQYPQVRIQLDVSDALSSLAAEGYDLAVRHGFQVPETHVAWKLCDTGSVLVATQDYLQRHGEPREPGDLSTHNCLFYPRGTDQPAWTFERGTKNVERLTVPIAGSFATNNSEALRDSALNHLGIALLPDFSAHAALSSGKLVQVLKGWTLKGAFADEIYLIRPYSPHVPKAVSVLVGFLKEKLSKGFRFVG; encoded by the coding sequence ATGGAAAAGGCTGAAATCGAAGGGCTTTGGACTCACATCCACTGGCTGTCAGTGCTGGAGGAACAAGGCACCTACACCGCCGCCGCCGCACGCCTGGGCGTGAGCAAGTCCGCCGTGAGCCAGCGTATTTCCGACCTGGAAAAGGCCACCGGCACGCGGCTGGTGACGCGCACCACGCGCAGTGTGCGGCTGACCGATGCGGGGCTGTCGTTGACTCGCGAAGTGCGCAGCGCTTATGAACAGATCGCCCGCAGTTTTTCGTCGGTGCGCGACTCGGTCGGGGAGATTCGTGGATTGGTGCGGCTGACGGCACCGGTGGCGTTTGCCCGTCAGCAACTGGTGCCGCATCTGTCGGAATTTTTGCAGCAGTACCCGCAGGTGCGTATCCAGTTGGACGTGTCGGATGCCTTGAGTTCACTGGCCGCCGAAGGCTACGACCTGGCCGTGCGCCACGGTTTCCAAGTGCCGGAAACCCATGTGGCCTGGAAGCTGTGTGACACCGGCTCGGTACTGGTCGCCACCCAGGATTACCTGCAACGCCACGGCGAGCCGCGCGAACCTGGCGATCTTTCTACACATAACTGCCTGTTCTACCCACGCGGCACCGACCAGCCCGCCTGGACCTTCGAGCGCGGCACTAAAAACGTCGAACGCCTCACCGTGCCCATTGCCGGCAGCTTCGCCACCAACAACAGCGAAGCCCTGCGCGATTCGGCGCTCAATCATCTGGGCATCGCTCTGCTTCCGGACTTCAGCGCCCATGCCGCGCTATCCAGCGGCAAGCTGGTGCAGGTGCTCAAGGGCTGGACCCTCAAGGGCGCGTTTGCCGATGAGATCTACCTGATCCGACCGTATTCGCCGCATGTGCCGAAGGCGGTGAGTGTGTTGGTGGGGTTTCTTAAAGAAAAGCTGTCAAAGGGGTTCAGGTTTGTCGGTTGA